The genomic stretch TGGCTGAACCGGTCCTCAACCGTGTCGACGATAGCAGCGGATCGGTGGGCGAGGTGTTCCGTTCTGCTTGCGGCGACCTTGGCGGCCTGGCAACGAGAGCTAAACCCAATACCGTTGACTTACGCTGAGAGTAGTCGGGCAGCCGCTCGGGTGAGGTCCGCCCGGCCGG from Longimicrobium sp. encodes the following:
- a CDS encoding DUF6880 family protein; the encoded protein is AEPVLNRVDDSSGSVGEVFRSACGDLGGLATRAKPNTVDLR